The Burkholderia pyrrocinia genome has a segment encoding these proteins:
- the queD gene encoding 6-carboxytetrahydropterin synthase QueD yields MLITRKLEFDAGHRIPDHRSQCRNLHGHRYVLEITLRGDLVDTEGAPDRGMVMDFADVKALAMEHLVSKWDHAFLVYARDDVVRSFLEQMADHKTVVIDRIPTVENLAAIAFDLLANVYDAHYGVNLRLERVRLYETPNCWADVERQPGR; encoded by the coding sequence GTGCTGATTACCCGAAAACTCGAATTCGACGCGGGCCACCGCATTCCCGATCACCGCAGCCAGTGCAGGAACCTGCACGGCCATCGCTACGTGCTCGAAATCACGTTGCGCGGCGATCTCGTCGATACCGAGGGCGCGCCCGACCGCGGCATGGTGATGGATTTCGCCGACGTGAAGGCGCTCGCGATGGAGCACCTCGTCAGCAAGTGGGACCACGCATTCCTGGTCTACGCGCGCGACGATGTCGTGCGCTCGTTCCTCGAGCAGATGGCCGACCACAAGACCGTCGTGATCGACCGGATCCCGACCGTCGAGAACCTCGCGGCGATCGCGTTCGACCTCCTCGCGAACGTGTACGACGCGCACTACGGCGTGAACCTGCGCCTCGAGCGCGTGCGCCTGTACGAAACGCCGAACTGCTGGGCCGACGTCGAGCGCCAGCCCGGCCGCTGA
- the queE gene encoding 7-carboxy-7-deazaguanine synthase, producing the protein MTYAVKEIFYTLQGEGANAGRPAVFCRFAGCNLWSGREEDRAEAVCRFCDTDFVGTDGENGGKFKDAEALVATIAGLWPEGEAHRFVVCTGGEPMLQLDQPLVDALHAAGFEIAIETNGSLPVLESIDWICVSPKADAPLVVTKGNELKVVIPQDNQRLADYAKLDFEYFLVQPMDGPSRDLNTKLAIDWCKRHPQWRLSMQTHKYLNIP; encoded by the coding sequence ATGACTTACGCGGTCAAGGAAATTTTCTACACGTTGCAGGGCGAGGGCGCGAACGCGGGCCGGCCGGCCGTGTTCTGCCGGTTCGCCGGCTGCAACCTGTGGTCGGGCCGCGAAGAGGATCGTGCGGAGGCCGTGTGCCGCTTCTGCGATACGGACTTCGTCGGCACCGACGGCGAGAACGGCGGCAAGTTCAAGGACGCCGAAGCGCTCGTCGCGACGATCGCCGGCCTGTGGCCGGAGGGCGAAGCGCACCGCTTCGTCGTCTGCACGGGCGGCGAGCCGATGCTGCAGCTCGACCAGCCGCTCGTCGATGCACTGCACGCGGCCGGCTTCGAGATCGCGATCGAGACCAACGGCTCGCTGCCGGTGCTCGAATCGATCGACTGGATCTGCGTGAGCCCGAAGGCCGACGCGCCGCTCGTCGTCACGAAGGGCAACGAACTGAAGGTCGTGATCCCGCAGGACAACCAGCGGCTGGCCGACTATGCGAAGCTCGACTTTGAGTATTTCCTCGTCCAGCCGATGGACGGCCCGTCGCGCGACCTCAATACGAAGCTCGCGATCGACTGGTGCAAGCGTCATCCGCAGTGGCGCCTGTCGATGCAGACCCACAAATATCTGAACATTCCCTGA
- the queC gene encoding 7-cyano-7-deazaguanine synthase QueC: MIRTDAKDGALVLFSGGQDSATCVAWALERYQTVETLGFDYGQRHRVELECREGVREALKHRFPAWSDRLGDDHMIDLSVLGAISDTAMTRTIEIETTANGLPNTFVPGRNLMFMTIAAAIAYRRGLRVLVGGMCETDFSGYPDCRDDTMKALQVALNLGMDTRIVLETPLMWLDKAQTWQLAEQLGGEALVELIRVETHTCYVGERAELHDWGFGCGECPACKLRKRGYEAYLKCERVTEAPL, translated from the coding sequence GTGATTCGGACAGACGCTAAAGACGGCGCGCTCGTGTTGTTTTCCGGCGGGCAGGACTCGGCCACGTGCGTGGCATGGGCGCTCGAACGCTACCAGACGGTCGAGACGCTTGGCTTCGATTACGGCCAGCGCCATCGGGTCGAGCTCGAATGTCGCGAAGGCGTGCGCGAAGCGCTGAAGCACAGGTTTCCCGCGTGGTCGGACCGGCTCGGCGACGATCACATGATCGACCTGTCGGTGCTCGGCGCGATCAGCGATACCGCGATGACGCGCACGATCGAGATCGAGACGACGGCGAACGGCCTGCCGAACACGTTCGTGCCGGGCCGCAACCTGATGTTCATGACGATCGCCGCGGCGATCGCCTATCGCCGCGGGCTGCGCGTGCTGGTCGGCGGGATGTGCGAGACCGATTTTTCGGGCTACCCCGACTGCCGCGACGACACGATGAAGGCGCTGCAGGTCGCGCTGAACCTCGGGATGGACACGCGCATCGTGCTCGAGACGCCGCTGATGTGGCTCGACAAGGCGCAGACGTGGCAGCTCGCCGAACAGCTCGGCGGCGAAGCGCTCGTCGAACTGATCCGCGTCGAGACGCACACGTGCTACGTGGGCGAGCGCGCGGAACTGCACGACTGGGGCTTCGGCTGCGGCGAGTGCCCGGCCTGCAAGCTGCGCAAGCGCGGCTACGAGGCCTACCTGAAGTGCGAGCGGGTGACCGAAGCGCCGCTGTGA
- the esaR gene encoding response regulator transcription factor EsaR, whose product MATILVVDDEMGIRELLSEILSDEGHVVEAAENAQAAREYRLNQAPDLVLLDIWMPDTDGVTLLKEWAAQGLLTMPVIMMSGHATIDTAVEATKIGALDFLEKPIALQKLLKSVEHGLARGAAPVSANAAAKAGAGQAAGSAAVASAAALPTLGDDMAAALGLAGQTAAIPFDIPLREARDAFERAYFEYHLARENGSMTRVAEKTGLERTHLYRKLKQLGVELGKKPSEGAI is encoded by the coding sequence ATGGCAACCATCCTGGTGGTAGATGATGAAATGGGCATCCGGGAATTGCTCTCGGAGATCCTCAGCGATGAAGGACATGTCGTCGAGGCAGCGGAGAACGCGCAGGCCGCGCGGGAATACCGGCTGAATCAGGCGCCCGATCTCGTGCTGCTCGATATCTGGATGCCCGATACCGACGGCGTCACGTTGCTCAAGGAATGGGCGGCGCAGGGGCTGCTGACGATGCCCGTGATCATGATGTCCGGGCACGCGACGATCGACACGGCCGTCGAGGCGACGAAGATCGGCGCGCTCGATTTCCTCGAGAAGCCGATCGCGCTGCAGAAGCTGCTGAAGTCCGTCGAGCACGGTCTCGCACGCGGCGCGGCGCCGGTGTCCGCGAACGCGGCGGCGAAGGCCGGCGCCGGACAGGCCGCGGGGTCCGCGGCGGTTGCATCCGCGGCTGCGCTGCCGACCCTCGGCGACGACATGGCGGCGGCACTCGGCCTCGCGGGGCAGACGGCCGCGATCCCGTTCGACATCCCGCTGCGCGAAGCGCGCGATGCGTTCGAGCGTGCGTACTTCGAATATCACCTCGCGCGCGAGAACGGCAGCATGACGCGCGTCGCGGAGAAGACGGGCCTCGAGCGCACGCACCTGTATCGCAAGCTCAAGCAGCTCGGCGTCGAGCTCGGCAAGAAGCCGTCCGAAGGCGCGATATAA
- the esaS gene encoding sensor histidine kinase EsaS (Enhanced Sensitivity to Antibiotics Sensor), giving the protein MLNKVRRAASGKSLLVRVIVSTVALTALLLLVLLAAASANTEFFDRYYSWLYATNIVVALVFLLVVLGLIGMIVVRLRKGKFGTRLLAKLAVFFALVGVVPGGIIYIVSYQFVSRSIESWFDVNVETALTAGLNLGRGMLDASLSDLQTKARLMSDQLASVDANTNGTTLTLLRLRDQFGVQDATIVEPSRGGSGAAPDLHIVAQASGNFAALIPDDLPTSLMLSQAREHGAYAAIEGEVDGDPRAHGAKGALRLRVVRPIPDATTSLLQPAERFLQLTQPVPPTLAHNADAVQRAYREYQEKSLGRTGLRKMYIGTLTLALFLATFIAMMLALALGQQLARPLFLLAQGTKEITEGDYTPKREIKTRDELGFLTQSFNAMTRQLSEARLAVEKNRIALEHSKTYLESILANLTAGVFVLDRQFRLTTANRGAERIFRQPFNALIGTTLDRIGVAAGFGAMVRKAFADREAASDGGSGDRGHWQQQFAIEMPGETEPLTLLVRGARLVSTVEGQADDPQTSGYVVVFDDISDVISAQRSVAWGEVARRLAHEIKNPLTPIQLSAERLQMKLSDKLSPSDADVLKRGATMIVNQVAAMKRMVDDFREYARTPPAVLANLQLNELASEVLGLYGVGEGKSPIVAELAPSLPVIRGDATQLRQVIHNLLQNAQDSVAEAAHPRVLIETKTVEYGDPDAEGKTRVAVRLTVSDNGPGFPARILTRAFEPYVTTKAKGTGLGLATVKKIVDEHGARIDLRNRMHGEAVEGAQVSILFLQMASDAPGAETGAQGGTTPAKTKASEQTRAA; this is encoded by the coding sequence GTGCTAAATAAAGTGCGCCGCGCGGCCAGCGGGAAGAGCCTCCTCGTTCGCGTGATCGTCTCGACCGTCGCGCTGACCGCGCTGCTGCTGCTCGTGCTGCTAGCGGCCGCGAGCGCGAACACCGAATTCTTCGATCGCTACTACTCGTGGCTGTACGCGACCAACATCGTCGTCGCGCTCGTGTTCCTGCTCGTGGTGCTCGGGCTGATCGGGATGATCGTCGTGCGCCTGAGGAAGGGCAAGTTCGGCACGCGGCTGCTCGCGAAGCTCGCGGTGTTCTTCGCGCTCGTCGGCGTGGTGCCGGGCGGGATCATCTACATCGTGTCGTACCAGTTCGTGTCGCGCAGTATCGAGTCGTGGTTCGACGTGAACGTCGAGACCGCGCTGACGGCCGGCCTGAATCTCGGCCGCGGGATGCTCGATGCGTCGTTGTCCGATCTGCAGACGAAGGCGCGGCTGATGTCCGACCAGCTCGCGAGCGTCGACGCAAATACGAACGGCACGACGCTCACGCTGCTGCGGCTGCGCGACCAGTTCGGCGTGCAGGACGCGACGATCGTCGAGCCGAGCCGCGGCGGTTCGGGCGCGGCGCCCGACCTGCATATCGTCGCGCAGGCGTCGGGCAATTTCGCGGCGCTGATTCCGGACGACCTGCCGACGTCGCTGATGCTGAGCCAGGCGCGCGAACACGGCGCGTACGCGGCGATCGAGGGGGAAGTCGACGGCGACCCGCGCGCGCACGGCGCGAAGGGCGCGCTGCGGCTGCGCGTCGTGCGGCCGATTCCCGATGCGACGACGTCGCTGCTGCAGCCGGCGGAGCGGTTCCTGCAGCTCACGCAACCGGTGCCGCCCACGCTCGCGCACAACGCGGACGCCGTGCAGCGCGCGTACCGCGAATACCAGGAAAAATCGCTCGGCCGCACGGGGCTGCGCAAGATGTACATCGGCACGCTGACGCTCGCGCTGTTCCTCGCGACCTTCATCGCGATGATGCTCGCGCTCGCGCTCGGCCAGCAGCTCGCGCGGCCGCTGTTCCTGCTCGCGCAGGGCACCAAGGAGATCACGGAAGGCGACTACACGCCGAAGCGCGAGATCAAGACGCGCGACGAGCTCGGCTTCCTCACGCAGTCGTTCAACGCGATGACGCGCCAGTTGTCCGAGGCGCGGCTCGCGGTCGAGAAGAACCGCATCGCGCTCGAGCATTCGAAGACCTATCTCGAGAGCATCCTCGCGAACCTGACGGCCGGCGTGTTCGTGCTCGACCGCCAGTTCCGGCTGACGACGGCCAACCGCGGCGCCGAGCGGATCTTCCGGCAGCCGTTCAACGCGCTGATCGGCACGACGCTCGACCGGATCGGCGTTGCCGCGGGATTCGGCGCGATGGTGCGCAAGGCGTTCGCCGATCGCGAGGCGGCGTCCGACGGCGGCAGCGGCGATCGCGGCCACTGGCAGCAGCAGTTCGCGATCGAGATGCCGGGCGAAACCGAACCGCTGACGCTGCTCGTGCGCGGCGCGCGCCTCGTGTCGACGGTCGAGGGGCAGGCCGACGATCCGCAGACGTCCGGTTACGTCGTCGTGTTCGACGACATTTCCGACGTGATTTCCGCGCAGCGCTCGGTTGCATGGGGCGAGGTCGCGCGGCGGCTGGCGCACGAGATCAAGAATCCGCTGACGCCGATCCAGCTGTCGGCCGAGCGGTTGCAGATGAAGCTGTCCGACAAGCTCTCGCCGTCCGACGCGGATGTGCTCAAGCGCGGCGCGACGATGATCGTCAACCAGGTGGCCGCGATGAAGCGGATGGTCGACGATTTCCGCGAATACGCGCGCACGCCGCCGGCGGTGCTCGCGAACCTGCAGTTGAATGAACTGGCGAGCGAGGTGCTCGGGCTGTATGGTGTCGGCGAGGGCAAGAGTCCGATCGTCGCCGAGCTCGCGCCGTCGCTGCCGGTGATTCGCGGCGATGCGACGCAACTGCGCCAGGTGATCCACAACCTGCTGCAGAATGCGCAGGATTCGGTCGCGGAAGCCGCGCATCCGCGTGTGTTGATCGAAACCAAGACAGTAGAATATGGCGATCCCGACGCCGAGGGCAAAACGCGCGTCGCGGTACGTCTTACCGTGTCCGACAACGGGCCCGGTTTTCCGGCACGCATCCTGACCCGCGCGTTCGAGCCTTACGTGACGACGAAGGCGAAGGGCACGGGGCTCGGGTTGGCCACGGTCAAGAAAATCGTCGACGAGCACGGTGCGCGGATCGATCTGCGCAATCGCATGCACGGCGAGGCCGTCGAGGGTGCGCAGGTGTCGATCCTGTTCCTGCAGATGGCGAGCGATGCGCCAGGCGCCGAAACGGGCGCGCAGGGCGGGACGACCCCCGCTAAGACAAAAGCAAGTGAGCAGACAAGGGCAGCGTAA
- a CDS encoding DUF4390 domain-containing protein: MTIKHLFPLRLAAVLMVALTLCLAVVRPAHAQSIAVQRASLQADGSGWSLDARFDFELNPNLEDAVNKGIPVYFTTDFELSRARWYWLDEQPVSVSQTIRLSFQPLTREYRVSTGGLQLGFPSLKDALAVVRHITSWHVIDRNQVRLGETYLASVRMQLDTALMPKPFQVDAVNNRDWTLGSDWKRFNFTVTERAK, from the coding sequence GTGACGATCAAACACCTTTTTCCACTTCGGCTCGCGGCCGTCCTGATGGTCGCGTTGACGCTGTGCCTGGCCGTAGTCCGGCCGGCGCATGCCCAGTCGATCGCCGTGCAGCGCGCGTCGCTCCAGGCCGACGGAAGCGGCTGGAGCCTCGACGCCCGTTTCGATTTCGAACTGAATCCGAACCTCGAGGATGCCGTCAACAAAGGCATTCCGGTGTATTTCACGACGGATTTCGAGTTGAGCCGCGCGCGCTGGTACTGGCTTGACGAACAGCCGGTATCGGTGTCACAGACGATCCGCCTGTCGTTCCAGCCGCTCACGCGCGAGTACCGCGTGTCGACGGGCGGCCTGCAGCTCGGCTTCCCGTCGCTGAAGGATGCGCTCGCGGTCGTCCGGCACATCACGTCATGGCACGTGATCGACCGCAACCAGGTGCGCCTGGGGGAAACCTACTTGGCATCGGTGCGGATGCAGCTCGATACGGCGCTGATGCCGAAGCCGTTCCAGGTCGACGCCGTGAACAACCGCGACTGGACGCTCGGGTCGGACTGGAAGCGCTTCAACTTCACGGTGACCGAACGTGCTAAATAA
- the rsmB gene encoding 16S rRNA (cytosine(967)-C(5))-methyltransferase RsmB: MTRTRSSALSSSGRPARLSALHLAPESLGFALDAAAQAVDAVRRGTALPAALSAVFAQMASGAQALARGATQDVAYRTMRRLGSADWLIGKFVSKAPPAHVHAVLAGAFALLLDRADDAAYPAFTVVDQAVTVIGARREYAFAKGMVNAVLRRFLRERDALVAAMQDDAVARWNYRAWWVDAVKRAWPDKWQAILAAGERQGPLTLRVNARRASVDAYLDTLRASGIEATAIGRHAVRLASALPVERIPGFADGVVSVQDAGAQLAAEWLGARDGMRVLDACAAPGGKTGHILELADAEVVALESDATRAARIGENLVRLSLAADVCVGDAGAPDAWYDGRPFDRILADVPCSASGIVRRHPDIRWLRREADIPALVAEQRRILSALWPLVKPGGELLYVTCSIFPEEGELQARWFEAACEDAVRLDAPGQLLPGGVQGGAAVGALDQNTDHDGFFYARFQKR; encoded by the coding sequence ATGACCCGAACCCGTTCTTCCGCCCTGTCTTCTTCCGGCCGCCCGGCGCGCCTGTCCGCGCTGCACCTTGCGCCCGAATCGCTCGGCTTCGCACTCGACGCGGCCGCGCAGGCGGTCGATGCGGTACGGCGCGGTACCGCGCTGCCGGCAGCACTCTCGGCGGTATTCGCGCAGATGGCGTCCGGTGCGCAGGCACTTGCGCGCGGCGCGACGCAGGACGTCGCGTACCGGACGATGCGTCGCCTCGGCAGCGCGGACTGGCTGATCGGCAAGTTCGTCAGCAAGGCGCCGCCCGCGCACGTGCATGCGGTGCTCGCCGGCGCGTTCGCGCTGCTGCTCGACCGGGCGGACGATGCCGCATATCCGGCGTTCACGGTTGTTGACCAAGCCGTCACCGTGATCGGCGCGCGGCGCGAATATGCGTTCGCGAAGGGAATGGTCAACGCGGTGCTGCGCCGTTTCCTGCGCGAGCGCGATGCGCTCGTCGCGGCGATGCAGGACGACGCCGTCGCGCGCTGGAATTACCGCGCATGGTGGGTCGATGCGGTGAAGCGCGCGTGGCCCGACAAATGGCAGGCGATCCTCGCGGCCGGCGAGCGCCAGGGGCCGCTGACGCTGCGCGTGAATGCGCGACGCGCAAGCGTCGACGCGTATCTCGACACGCTGCGCGCGAGCGGGATCGAAGCGACGGCAATCGGCCGGCATGCCGTGCGGCTTGCATCGGCGCTGCCGGTCGAGCGGATTCCGGGATTCGCCGACGGCGTGGTGTCGGTGCAGGACGCCGGCGCGCAGCTCGCGGCCGAATGGCTTGGTGCGCGCGACGGCATGCGCGTGCTCGATGCGTGCGCGGCGCCCGGCGGCAAGACCGGACATATTCTCGAACTGGCCGATGCGGAAGTTGTCGCGCTCGAAAGCGACGCGACGCGTGCCGCGCGCATCGGCGAGAACCTCGTGCGCCTGTCGCTCGCAGCGGACGTGTGTGTCGGCGATGCGGGTGCGCCCGACGCGTGGTACGACGGGCGCCCGTTCGACCGTATCCTGGCCGACGTGCCGTGCTCGGCTTCCGGCATCGTGCGGCGGCATCCCGACATTCGCTGGCTGCGCCGCGAGGCCGACATCCCGGCGCTCGTCGCGGAACAGCGCCGCATCCTGTCGGCGCTGTGGCCGCTCGTGAAGCCGGGCGGCGAACTGCTTTACGTGACCTGTTCGATCTTCCCCGAAGAAGGCGAGTTGCAGGCCCGCTGGTTTGAAGCGGCCTGTGAAGATGCGGTACGATTGGACGCCCCCGGCCAACTGCTGCCGGGCGGAGTGCAGGGAGGGGCTGCCGTCGGCGCACTCGACCAGAACACCGATCACGACGGATTTTTCTACGCGCGGTTTCAGAAACGGTGA
- the htpX gene encoding zinc metalloprotease HtpX, whose translation MFNWVKTAMLMAAITALFIVIGGMIGGSRGMTIALLFALGMNFFSYWFSDKMVLRMYNAQEVDENTAPQFYRMVRELATRANLPMPRVYLINEDAPNAFATGRNPEHAAVAATTGILRVLSEREMRGVMAHELAHVKHRDILISTITATMAGAISALANFAMFFGGRDENGRPANPIAGIAVALLAPIAGALIQMAISRAREFEADRGGAQISGDPQSLATALDKIHRYAAGIPFQAAEAHPATAQMMIMNPLHGGGLQNLFSTHPATEERIARLMEMARTGRLD comes from the coding sequence ATGTTCAATTGGGTCAAAACGGCGATGCTGATGGCCGCGATCACGGCCCTGTTCATCGTGATCGGCGGGATGATCGGCGGCTCGCGCGGCATGACGATCGCGTTGCTGTTCGCGCTCGGCATGAATTTCTTCTCGTACTGGTTCTCCGACAAGATGGTGCTGCGCATGTACAACGCGCAGGAAGTCGACGAGAACACGGCGCCGCAGTTCTACCGGATGGTGCGCGAGCTGGCCACGCGCGCGAACCTGCCGATGCCGCGCGTCTACCTGATCAACGAGGATGCACCGAACGCGTTCGCGACGGGCCGCAACCCCGAGCACGCGGCGGTCGCTGCGACGACGGGCATCCTGCGCGTGCTGTCGGAGCGCGAGATGCGCGGCGTGATGGCGCACGAGCTCGCGCACGTGAAGCACCGCGACATCCTGATCTCGACGATCACCGCGACGATGGCGGGCGCGATTTCGGCACTGGCGAACTTCGCGATGTTCTTCGGCGGGCGCGACGAGAACGGCCGGCCGGCCAACCCGATCGCGGGTATTGCGGTCGCGCTGCTCGCACCGATCGCCGGCGCGCTGATCCAGATGGCGATTTCGCGGGCACGCGAGTTCGAGGCCGACCGCGGCGGCGCGCAGATTTCCGGCGATCCGCAGTCGCTCGCGACCGCGCTCGACAAGATCCATCGCTATGCGGCCGGCATCCCGTTCCAGGCGGCCGAAGCGCATCCGGCCACCGCGCAGATGATGATCATGAACCCGCTGCACGGCGGCGGCCTGCAGAACCTGTTCTCGACGCACCCGGCCACCGAGGAACGCATCGCGCGCCTGATGGAGATGGCGCGTACCGGCCGCTTAGATTAA